GCTGCTAATAAAACCGTCTTTTCATATATATCGTGAATGAAATTTACTTTGCTTTCTAACGGAGAAATATTTTAGACTGGGCAGCTATCTACTACTTCGATACCACAGTTTTTTTAGTATAATGAATAAACACGCTTCTAATAGAGCTAGTTCTACCAAAGGGCTTTCTGTTTGGTCGATTGGGGGGTCTATTTTTGCTATGTTTTTCGGAGCTGGCAATATAGTATTTCCTTTAGCCTTGGGTTATCACTATCATTCTCACCCTTGGTTCGCTTGTCTGGGGATGATAATCACCGCAGTTTGTGTCCCTCTATTAGGTTTAGTGAGCATGTTACTGTATGTTGGGGACTATCAAAAATTTTTTTCTTCCATTGGTAAAATCCCAGGAATGATATTTATCGTAGCTATTTTATGCTTAATAGGCCCTTTTGGCGGCATTCCCAGAGCTATTGCTGTTTCTCATTCTACTTTGGCATCTCTATCAGACAAAAACTTTACTTTACTTCCTAGTTTGCATGTCTTTAGTTTAATCTGCTGTATTCTAATTTATTTATTTGCCTGCAAACTTAGCAAACTTATCCAATGGCTCGGGTCTGTATTTTTCCCGATTATGTTAGCCACTTTGCTTTGGATAATTTTTAAAGGACTAATAATTCCTTCTCAACCCAGTACGATAGCCTCTGCGAACATCCAGACATCTTTATTGGCGGGGATTACTGAAGGATTCAACACTATGGACCTTCTTGCAGCATTCTTTTTCTGCTCTATCGTATTGATTTCTATAAGACAAAAGCTAGCGAACCACGGAGATAATGATGCTGAGACACCTCTAGACTTTAAAAAAATCAATAAAAAGGATAAACGCACCCTCATACTGGCTTTCATTTTAGCTGGATTACTTCTAGGGACAATTTATTTAGGGTTTGCCTTATGCGCCTCGCGTCATGCAGGATTGCTAGCTCACACAAATAAAGGACAAATTCTAGGAAGAATTTCCGCTATTGCTCTTGGACCAAACAGCTTGCTTACTGGTGTGTGTGTGTTTATTGCTTGCCTGACAACAGAAATCGCTTTAGTTGGGATTGTTGCTGACTTTTTAGCCCGCATCATCTCATCAAAAAGAATGACGTACTCTAATGCAGTAATTTTTACTCTGATACCCTCTTATCTAATTTCCATTTTAAACTTCGAAAATATCAGTCTCCTCCTATTGCCCCTACTACAACTAAGTTACCCTGCATTAATCGCTTTGACTTGCGGAAGTATTGCTTATAAGTTGTGGAATTTCCGTCACGTCCAAGCTTTGTTTTATTTAACGCTCTCTCTTACCATTATTTTGCGATTGGTGGGTTGAGATTGCACGTGCATTTGCTAACTAGCATAACGTTATGGTTTTAAACGCTTTATCTGGCTTTCGTCAAACAGCGATGAATTATCTCGCTACGAACCGCCATGACATCATCGTAGATTTCTCCGGAGATTGTTATAATATCCGTATTCCCGACGAGGATTCCCCCGACGGCGACTGGGTAAGCACATTAAAATTTAGCAATATCGATACCCTAACTTTTGCATCATGTAGTTGCCCAGATGGAGACTGTTGTGTCCATTTAATGACAGCATGTTTGTCTGTCTATGACGTTCACGGTTGGCTACCCGTACACTATAAATTTTCTAAATCTTTTTGGTATGCTCTAT
This window of the Chlamydia sp. BM-2023 genome carries:
- the brnQ gene encoding branched-chain amino acid transport system II carrier protein, translating into MNKHASNRASSTKGLSVWSIGGSIFAMFFGAGNIVFPLALGYHYHSHPWFACLGMIITAVCVPLLGLVSMLLYVGDYQKFFSSIGKIPGMIFIVAILCLIGPFGGIPRAIAVSHSTLASLSDKNFTLLPSLHVFSLICCILIYLFACKLSKLIQWLGSVFFPIMLATLLWIIFKGLIIPSQPSTIASANIQTSLLAGITEGFNTMDLLAAFFFCSIVLISIRQKLANHGDNDAETPLDFKKINKKDKRTLILAFILAGLLLGTIYLGFALCASRHAGLLAHTNKGQILGRISAIALGPNSLLTGVCVFIACLTTEIALVGIVADFLARIISSKRMTYSNAVIFTLIPSYLISILNFENISLLLLPLLQLSYPALIALTCGSIAYKLWNFRHVQALFYLTLSLTIILRLVG